AACATCATTCCACCGAGTGAGTCCTTCCCGAGCTTGGTTGAACGCTGCATGTACCTCTACCACCCACTTGGATTAGGACACATTACTAGCGGGATGATCGTTCGAGGGTTGACCAGTCATATGAGGCATGGCTAGAATTTCAAATCCAGACTTGGGACCAATAGCGTGACCTGATTCCTCCACCCCCTCCAGCCCATCTTATGGGTGGTGAGCATGCGTATATCGGCTGGTATCACAGCATTACCTGACTTTTCATCAGGAATCCCATTCATCGCGTTGGCGGTCAGTTCGTTCCATATTCTAGGAGGCATGAGGCGCTGATATGTTATTTGGTATACGTAGTGATAATGTTAACCTTACCATTTCATAATTAATATTTTACATATTGTGCAGGTTATTGGCCTACATCAGTTCCACTAGTTGAAACTGCAGATGCAATAGTATACCGGCAAGGGAGCAACCGCTATGCACGACTATGGCCGACAAGTTACAGATTTGGCTGTCGGGACATTGCAGTGAGCTTGGGATGATGAGTGCTTAGGACACGAGGCTGATTATGTTGCACCAGAGAAGTACCTTCATGGGCCAACAGTGCAGCCTGTACATGGTTGACGTGGCAGGGGTGTCCCATGAGGTAGGGGTGTCCCGCAAGGTAGGGGTGTCCCACGAGGTCCTAGGGTTgacgaggaggtggtccccagcaagggggaaTTGAGGCACCTATTGAGGATGTTGGAGTTGATCAGCTGGGTGACCACCCTAATCCTAGTGATATCATGTCATTTAGCTTGGGGTTACTCCAGGGACTTCACAGGTGACCCCGTCGACAAGACAATACACATACCGTGGTATGTAATCGCGCTACTCTTCGCGTGATAATAATTATTTTTGGTATAAGAAAGCTTCTTAAACTGAACTAAGTCATATGTATTTCAAAGACCTTTTGAATAAACATTACAACATCCATTAAAAAAATGCCACTACGTGTATTAATGTTAAATATCAAAAAGATTGTTTTGAAGGTTGTTTTAAAATAGGTTTATGTTAGATTCTTGTACTAAAGTATTAATGTTAAATATCAAAAAAATTTAATAGCAATGGAAACATAATTTTCTTTCATACATTCTTCAAGATAAACAAGTACACACATTTATTACAAACATATTACGGAAACAAAACACTCtgtgtatccttgatagttgggcaTATTAGATGAACTTTCACCAGGAGCTGGATTACGACCACCACCCAAACCAACTAAAGGACATTTATgatggtcgtgtcctgtttgcgagcatatgccaaatttacGCACATAAACGGTATCACCAACATCAATTTGGTTCTGTATACGCGTCCTTTTTTGCACTTGTAGCTTACAAAAATACTCCTTGTTACATACCATTATGACTGGTTTCGACGGCCAATAATGCTTAGCACCCAttggctgcaactgcccactaaATGTGTTTAAGTATGCAGCAATACTATATCGCTTATCAACATATCGGGTTGCCGCGAAACCTGTATGTCGATGCACTTCATGGCATGTGTGCGCGACATGTGATAGATGGACTATTTTCCACAAGAACACAACCTGATGGCTTCATTTACGGTATGTGTATTATTCCCCCTGTTTcgatggatagcggtgcgaacttcaaaaatatttcgcTCGTTCCAATACTGTAAAAATGagtgccaatgtgctcgcctcctgtaTTTTTCAAATCTTTTCATTGGTATTGgaataaattcaacacccctctccaACAATTCTGATGCACCTCTATGCCCTTCAAcgaacctctccgccatctgttTGAATGAAATCTGCACCATAGCAGTGACAGGAAATCcacgtgcagacttcaataaCAGGTTGAGAGACTGTGACACATTTGTAGTTAGGGTTCCCCTTCATCTGCTACCATCCATATGCAATGTCCACTTGTCAAGCTCATGTCGTATCAACCAATGATAGGCTCTTTCGTCTTCCTGCCTGATCGATTCCATGCGCCTCCTGAATTAGCACTCCTGGTgatcagttgcagccatccacattaaatcaagCAAGTCCTTGTTGGGATGCGCCCTCTGGAAATTGGCTTTgaggtgcctcacacagtaacaaTGGTATGCATACAGTTCCTCCCATTCAGGAAAATGCTATATAGAACATAAAATACCTCCATGTCGATCATATATTAGACATATACttgaacgttgtttgacaacgtgctccttCAAGTTGTTCAAAAATAGCGTCCACGTCTCTTGGATTTTattggcacaaatagcaaaagctaggggaaatatttgtccattagcaTCTACTGCAATAACGATCAACAACtaaatatcatactttccatagacatgagtgtcgtctatggatattaccggACGACAATGTATAAGACCATCAATTGTGGTCTAAATGCCCAGAACACGTATCTGAATATATATTTTGGTATTCCCGaactccgctcaagcttccattcaacaaaaGTCCCAGGGTTAAAGTGTTACAATACGACCATGTACGTGggtagagatgcaaatgacttatcccagtcaccATAAACAATTTCAAGCGcacgtttgcgcccgagaaatgTCTTTCTTTTTGTAATGGTACACCCATATTCCTGGTAGACAgatgtaatacactctttgatGTTGTACCTTATGGAGGCTTCAATGTGTGGAATTAAgataagagaaatcaagtcaacatccaagttaaagtgattcccgttgaatgtaTCCATTTCACAATTGTGGGTGCTAATGTGTTTACCCACAACCCAcatatttgttttcttcttcctcgcacgcaacatccaattataACCCGTAAACTATTTACGGCAAACAGCCTTGTATACATCTGGAGATGACTCTCATACCATCATATCACGACACTCTTTTATGCTATACATTTTCACCGCCTTGATTAGGTGAGCCTTATTAGGAAAAAGCATGCCCTTTGATAGCACTGGTGGTCTAgattcatcccacattgctgttcGAATTTCATCAATATCCCTTGTGAGGCCATCCACAtccggcatacttggcaaatgatcaaggtagggaatatgccttgaatgaaatggcacgtgggactcaTACACTCTTGTTCTAACGGGAGGTGGAGCATTCTCCCTCGTCAAATCAGGTTCGACATTCTCTTCCTCCTAAGcatcaccctcatcatggaagggtgtgtcatctacAGACTCATCGGCATTGTTGTCATAGTCACTATtctcttcctgactctgcgcatctgccagaTCTCGAGTAAATACATCATCTTCGGGCAATTGAGTAAGGATAagaccatcaagttgctcgttttcactgcataACCAAAGAATAATGAATTACTGAAATTGGTCCAAACAATACATATAACTTTATATATTCACTTACAAATCATAATGTGTTGATATCCCATGATGCACATTATCTTGTTGATgctgactcccggatggaccaccatgatccaacACACAAAAACTAGGCATATTCCAACTGGCCGTTGGTTGATAACTTATAAAATTAATATCTAGTCGGTACCCTTTgtggaatatatgagtgttaatataaatacaatacacaaaaatatacatcgtaacacaaaggaaaattgaagtttaccactagGCTTGTGGATTATGTATATTAGGGGAGAAATTATTACTTCGCTCCTCATTCGCCCCtggagataagtttagatccgGCCAAACTCTTTCAGCCGGAGCCTGTTCATCTAAAACTGCTCaaaaataaccacccgatgattgaAGGATTTCCCTACTTTGCGCaacctcattattgggaacgtttTCAACCTTGATGTATATTTCCAGTAGTTTTATCACAATAAATTCTCGGTATTCATCTGGAGTCCTCAAAAAATCTCTCAGATTTTCATCGTCTTTGATGTTAATCTTAGCATAACAAGTAACCCCTTGCGGAATCACAGAATACAGATATCTTCCGGTTATCTTAAGATTTATCGAATGTttgctcacactcattttttatataacaacgacaccaatttatcgtactccattgtaagtggcaacttaacatgagactgtggagataaactatagctTACTGAGTTATTCGCCGCCATAACCTCACTCCCCtaatataatgaaaccctaattttttgctCTTTAGACATTATGACAAAATGTAAAACAACTTAACAAAAAAAAACTATCAGAAGACTTGAAAATGTTTATGAATGTATTTTTACAAAATCCTTCACCTCTTTAAATAAGGCAAAAACCAGTCCGAGGGTTCAATTATTTGAGGTATAGCGTCTTAGCTTAAAACGCTATACCCAGataaattattgttatgtcagttaagcgCAGAAGAATTATCTATGGGTCCACTTAATATGTATAGCGTTTTAGTAAAGAACGCTAAATATATAGCGTCTTTTAAAAagacgctatatatatatatatatatatatatattatggtcaCTATATTTTTTTCCACATATTTTTGtcctttgagtccaaaagaatcaTATTTTAGTTCCAGACTCTTATATAGACATTTACTTATATTTATTAGTTAGATGATTTGATAAGTAACAATTACTTTATATTGGTCGAACTCATACATAATTCTTTTCACCAGTGGAATATATGTTGGATTTCAGATGTCGTCCATATCTGCCACCTCTTTTCTCCATATCATCTCCCCAGATAACAAGAATTTTAACTGCAACAGTAATTTTGAGTTACGTGGTTAACATAAAAACTGTCCCTCTTATTTATAGAAATAAATTTATCTAAGGAACTATTGGGTTTTTTTGGCTTAAAAGTggtgtgaatggaaaatggagattttttttaaatttcctcTTTTACAAAAGAACATTGTTCCATATTGGAGAAGGAAAAGATATTTGATGGGTTTATATAAAATTacacttcttctagctcttaaagagttcaGAAGAATGCATGCCTTGCGCTGTTGTCACGTGCTTGTCTTTGGCTTTTGGATTCAGTCAAATGATCTGattaattgattaattttttggatcaAATTTATTCGTTGATATTAATATTTTATTAATGTGACAGTTTGTAATGACAATTTAATTTTTCTCTGTCTTGATTTTTCCATTAAAATTTGAAATTAGCGATTTTGCGTAAATAGCCGTTTCACAAACAACCACTTTTGAGTTGCAACCTCAAAGGAAGAGTTGCAAAGCTTCGGTTTTAACTCAATCTATTGGTTATAAATAACTGGCCATTCTCTCAGATTTTTCGTACGCACGTTTTGAATTATCTTCTTCCTTCTGCATTATTTTCtaacaaaaaataaacaaaagtaagtgTAATTTGCAACCgatctttgagttcgttggttaCTTTGGTTTGAAGTACTTCCACACTAGTAAGGGTAATGTATTCGGTAAATTTGGTTAGAGACATTTGGTTGAATGAAGAAGTGACACCTGGagttgaagatagataagatgtgAATCAACAAATAATCGATACCGGTTGCAAGCATATGACCGGTGCTGAATGAATCCTGAGGACAGAGTAGCTGATGATAAAGATTCAAAATATTGACATCGGGTAGCATTCAATGAGCGGTCAATATAGAGAATATATGCATTTATATTTCAACCCTTATGCACCCATCAATGACGATTTTATTCTCATTCAAGAGGAGCTTGATTTGGGGATATTGTCTCCCTAAATTGAGCTATAAATAGGAGAATTAGCACCCATTGTAGACAAGAAACATTCTGCACACAAAAGCTTAAGTTAGCTCTCATCTTATAAAATGATTATTTGTCTTTATTCTTGAATATTGTTCTCGCTTCTGTCATCGGAGAGGCTAAATTCATAGCCAGACTTATACTTCCTTTAATTCTATTTCATAAGCTGAAGTCAGCTCTCATGTGTAATTGCTTTGATCCATTTATCTGTTACTAACAAATTTGTATACCTTCATTTGCAAAAGAAAATCAGGTATAGCAGCTAATGATGTCAACAATGTCAACAATGTTGGAGCACACAATGAGCATGAAGAGTGTTCCAGCGTGATGATTCCATCAGTGAAACCCGTAATGAAGGAGATGAAGAAACTCCAGTTCGCGAAGGTCAGTATCCTTGATATATAAGGGTCCCAACTTATGATGATGCGGATGATGAACACATTGTTGAAACGGTCAAAATCTTGAGAGAACAACAAAGAGCGATTATGGATCACCTCTCAAGACAAGATCAGGTGATGATAGAATTGAAGCAGGCGTTATCAGGTGCTTCCAATAATGCTAATGGAATGGTTCCGATTCCTCCTAGTGTTCCCGCAAATTAAATAGATCCAAGAACTGATAATGACGCTCCACGGGAGATCGGTTTCAATAAAGCAGGAGGTACCGATAGTGGATCTGGGAACAACAACTCAAATGACTATCGCGCCCCCGTTTTGCTCCCCTTTTTGACTGGGAGAGGTCcggggttttgacattcatggggtTCAATGACTCATTTTCTTTAGGGAATTAGGTATTTGATGAGTCGCCACCTAAaagattatggtgtgttagggcacctagagcgattaactcttgggttgggttgcattaccagagattagggtaagggctcgaagtaacctcaaggggaaggtgttaggcacccctcttggtccataactgtgggtcccggtcgaacttatattcacaaattagtccattacatgtaaacaattgaatcaaataggttgcaagtaaagtacATTAGAATAACTCAAGTAGTAAGAAAAAGGTTTGAATAAGTtgtaaaacaaagttttaaataaagaaaggatttggtaaagaggggtcctaggttggttatcctataggatcacctcatgtaatgtccggtaaacactcctcaatgaggggctacacgtgacattaattcatagtcatcatatcccatgtctacccttctcatccccttattggtcatgcaaaatGAGTGTTTAATCAACGATTCCTATTgcatgctgctacccgtcccttcttaatagtcctggaaggagttaggacctctacctataggtggttctagacatacccctaaggttctaaaaaggcaaaaattctaaggcAACAGTCAAAAgtatttaggactttcacacataatgggagcaattaagagtctcaaagtttcctcctcaaacaaacacataagcaACATGACTCAAACATAGTTAAGGTCATTTATTTTCcaatgtcctaaagcaggatatctaagtgaatatgaagAAATAGACAAACCCCCTTTGAGGAATGTCCTTCATAAGACTGAGTTGTCGGGTTGTTTGGCTAAATGGGCAGTCAAAGTTAATGAATTCTCCATTGAATACAAGCTCAAGAGTGCAATAAAGTCACAAATTTTGGCTGACTTTGTGGCTAACTTTAGTGCGGGATTAATGTCTTTAGCTGATAAAGAAGCAATGCTGGTATCGGTAACAGTATCAGCAGTTTGGACCTTGTTTATGGATGGGTCTTCCAACGTAAAAAGTTCCGGTCTTGGGGTAGTATTAATCACTCCTTCGGGGGAACCCTTGAGACAGTCCATTAGAACTGTGCCATTAACTAACACTGAAGCTAATTATGAGGCTTTGGTTGTAAGACTTGAATTAGATCGGGGACTAGGCTTCAAGGTCATCGAAATAAAGTGTGACTCCCAGCTGGTGGTGAACCAACTATACAGAATTATCGACACCAGGGAGGAACGCATACAACAATACTTGAACATGGTTCAAGTATTACTTTCCCGATTCAGGGAGTGGTCAATCATTCACATACTAAGGGAGGAATATGTAGAGGTAGATGCATTGGCTAATTTGGGTTCGTCTACAAAAATAAAAGTGTCTGATGTTGGTGCGTTAGTTCAATTGTTGCATTCGGTGTTAGATGTGGCTGGTTACTATGAGGCTAACTCAACAAACTTAATTTGGGATTGAATAAATGCATTTATCGAATATCTAAGGCATGTCAAATTGCCTGAAGACGTGAAAGCATCCCAGACATTATAGACCTAGGCAACTCGTTATTATCTCATTGATGGATAATTATACAGGAGGTCATTCCAAGGACCATTGGCTAAGTGTTTATGGGTGTCAGTGGTTGACTATGTAATTAGAGAAGTTCATGAAGGAGTGTGCGGGAACGATTTCGGTACAGACTCGTCACTTCTTATGTTAATAAGAGCTGGCTACTATTGGCCCCGGATGGTGTAAGACACAAATATATTTGTACAAAAGTGCGATAAATGTCAACTCTATGCACAATTAGTGCATCAACTGGCGGAACATTTGAATTCGGTGGTGTCactgggttaatatgttgtccacataataaccctttaagacaagcctcgtccaaagtccatcgggttttccataatcccaacggacgcaaccacgattgtgtgcattaatttggagaaataagtgccaatatgctatcattgttgtataaatagtcggatctagagggggaaagggcctaaccatatttgCTTTGCATAAACTAAGGCATGAAGTCCCCAAGTTCGGCATGGTTCGTAACATACCACCcttgttgctagattggtgggaggatcttccgtCAAGTGATAAGAATAATGTGAAAAGGGTCTTGGGAAATCTACCTTCTTTATTGAGCCTTCATCCAAACAACATGTTAATCGAACTGCTACAATGTTCTGGGATAAAGAAAGGGACGTGTTCCACTTTGGAGAGATAGAAATGACCCCcctcttggaagaaataggggtATTCACTGGGTTGCCTTGGAATAGTCTCAATTTACTGGCACCGGAAAATCGCACTAC
This genomic stretch from Nicotiana sylvestris chromosome 9, ASM39365v2, whole genome shotgun sequence harbors:
- the LOC138878432 gene encoding uncharacterized protein codes for the protein MDHLSRQDQVMIELKQALSGYLSEYEEIDKPPLRNVLHKTELSGCLAKWAVKVNEFSIEYKLKSAIKSQILADFVANFSAGLMSLADKEAMLVSVTVSAVWTLFMDGSSNVKSSGLGVVLITPSGEPLRQSIRTVPLTNTEANYEALVVRLELDRGLGFKVIEIKCDSQLVVNQLYRIIDTREERIQQYLNMVQVLLSRFREWSIIHILREEYVEVDALANLGSSTKIKVSDVGALVQLLHSVLDVAGYYEANSTNLIWD